GGCATAGATCTTGGAGAATGTGCGCAGAACCGCCACGTTGCGCCCCTGCCGCACGTATTCGATGGACTGAGGATAGTCCGGGTGGTCTATGTATTCGTAATAGGCCTCGTCCAGGACGCACAGCGCCCGTTCGGGCAGCTGGTCCAGCAGACGCTCCACTTCGGCCCGGGTATTCATTGTGCCGGTTGGGTTGTTCGGGTTTGCGATGAATACCAGCCGCGTGCGCTCGTTGAACCGGTCAGCCAGCGCGTCTAGGTCGTAAGTATAGTCTTTCAGCGGCACTTCGTGCAGGGTGCATCCGGCCAGAAGCGCCGCCGCCCGGTACTGCACGAACGTCGGCGCGGCCGTCACCACTTCGTCTCCCGGATCCAAGTAAGCCAGTCCCAGACAGTGGATGAGGTCGTCCGATCCGTTCCCGAACATCAGCATATCCGGCTCCACGCCGAGATGCTTCACCAGCTCTTGCCGCAACACATAGCAGGAGCCTTCCGGATACATCCGGATGTTCTCCAGCGCCTTCCGCGCTGCTTCCAGAGCCTTCGGTGAGGGACCGAGGGGGCTTTCATTGGATGCTAGCTTGATGATGTCCGTGATGCCCAGTTCGCGCTCGACTTCCTCGATGGGCTTCCCCGCGACATAGGGGACCAGCCTCTGGACATTCTGCCTGGCAGTGATGGTCGCCAACGGCGGCTCCTCCTGAAGATAGTGCACGAGCCAGTCTAACATAAAGGCGCCGCGCGGGTCTACCGTCCCCCGGGCAGGCACCGTTGCAGTCGCGGGGACTGTCAGGGTGACACGGTGACGATGTCCTGCCCGGTCCGCGGGAGGATCACGGGACGCAACGTCCCCTCCGGCTGTTCCCAGGAACAA
The sequence above is drawn from the Armatimonadota bacterium genome and encodes:
- the hisC gene encoding histidinol-phosphate aminotransferase, whose product is MATITARQNVQRLVPYVAGKPIEEVERELGITDIIKLASNESPLGPSPKALEAARKALENIRMYPEGSCYVLRQELVKHLGVEPDMLMFGNGSDDLIHCLGLAYLDPGDEVVTAAPTFVQYRAAALLAGCTLHEVPLKDYTYDLDALADRFNERTRLVFIANPNNPTGTMNTRAEVERLLDQLPERALCVLDEAYYEYIDHPDYPQSIEYVRQGRNVAVLRTFSKIYALAGLRVGYGIAAPEVVRAVDQVREPFNVNTVAQHAAAASLQDPDQVLRSKRVNDEGKKMFYEAFDRLGLKYAPSQANFVFVDLGRDSVEVADALLRKGVIIRSGKIFGTPTCARVTIGLPEENRRFIAALEEVLA